Within the Citrus sinensis chloroplast, complete genome genome, the region CCTATGTTCCTTTCATTACAGTATTTCTGAACAAGTTCCTGGATAACAAGCCTAAAGGTTTTCTTATTGATGATATCGATGATGCTAGTGACGATATTGATGCTAGTGACGATATCGATCGTGACCTTGATACGGAGCTGGAGCTTCTAACTATGATGAATGCGCTAACTATCGATATGATGTCGGAAATAGGCCGATTTTATATCACCCTTCAATTCGAATTAGCAAAAGCAATGTCTCCTTGCATAATATGGATTCCAAACATTCATGATCTGGATGTGAATGAGTCGAATTACTTATCCCTCGGTCTATTAGTGAACTATCTCTCCAGGGATTGTGAAAGATGTTCCACTAGAAATATTCTTGTTATTGCTTCGACTCATATTCCCCAAAAAGTGGATCCCGCTCTAATAGCCCCGAATAAATTAAATACATGCATTAAGATACGAAGGCTTCTTATTCCACAACAACGAAAGCACTTTTTCACTCTTTCATATACTAGGGGATTTCACTTGGAAAAGAAAATGTTCCATACTAATGGATTCGGGTCCATAACCATGGGTTCCAATGCACGAGATCTTGTAGCACTTACCAATGAGGCCCTATCGATTAGTATTACACAGAAGAAATCAATTATAGACACTAATACAATTAGATCTGCTCTTCATAGACAAACTTGGGATTTGCGATCCCAGGTAAGATCGGTTCAAGATCATGGGATCCTTTTCTATCAGATAGGGAGGGCTGTTGCACAAAATGTACTTCTAAGTAATTGCCCCATAGATCCTATATCTATCTATATGAAGAAGAAATCGTGTAACGAAGGGGATTCTTATTTGTACAAATGGTACTTCGAACTTGGAACGAGCATGAAGAAATTAACGATACTTCTTTATCTTTTGAGTTGTTCTGCCGGATCGGTCGCTCAAGACCTTTGGTCTCTACCCGGACCCGATGAAAAAAACGGGATCACTTCTTCTGGACTCGTTGAGAATGATTCTGATCTAGTCCATGGCCTATTAGAAGTAGAAGGCGCTCTGGTGGGATCCTCGCGGACAGAAAAAGATTGCAGTCGGTTTGATAATGATCGAGTGACATTGCTTCTTCGGCCCGAACCAAGGAATCCCTTAGATATGATGCAAAAAGGATCTTGTTCTATCGTTGATCAGAGATTTCTCTATGAAAAATACGAATCGGAGTTTGAAGAAGGGGAAGGAGAAGGAGTCCTCGACCCGCAACAGATAGAGGAGGATTTATTCAATCACATAGTCTGGGCTCCTAGAATATGGCGCCCCTGGGGCTTTCTATTTGATTGTATCGAAAGGCCCAATGAATTGGGATTTCCCTATCGGGCCGGGTCATTTCGGGGCAAGCGGATCATTTATGATGAAAAGGATGAGCTTCAAGAGAATGATTCGGAGTTCTTGCAGAGTAGAACCATGCAGTACCAGACACGAGATAGATCTTCCAACGAACAAGGCTTTTTTCGAATAAGCCAATTCATTTGGGAACCTGCGGATCCACTCTTTTTCCTATTCAAAGATCAGCCCCTTGTCTCTGTGTTTTCACACCGAGAATTCTTTGCAGATGAAGAGATGTCAAAGGGGCTTCTTACTTCCCAACCAGATCCTCCTACATCTATATATAAACGCTGGTTTATCAAGAATACGCAAGAAAAGCACTTCGAATTGTTGATTCATCGCCAGAGATGGCTTAGAACCAATAGTTCATTATCTAATGGATTTTTCCGTTCTAATACTCCATCCGAGAGTTATCAGTATTTATCAAATCTGTTCCTATCTAACGGAACGCTATTGGATCAAATGACAAAGACATTGTTGAGAAAAAGATGGCTTTTTCCGGATGAAATGAAAATTGGATTCATGTAACAGGAGAAAGGTTTCCCATTACTTAGCCGGAAAGATATGTGGCCATGAAATAGGGATTAAGTGGAAGAGAATTGACTGGGTGGTAGAGTCGTGGAAACACCTGTTTCTTCCATATTTTGGACCTTAGCTCCATGGAACAATATGCTACTGCTGAAACATAGAAGAATTGAAATCTTAGATCAAAACACTATGTATGGATGGTATGAACTGCTTAAACAAGAATTCTTGAACAGCGAACCACCAGAGCTATTACTAACTACATCAAAAAATTTCCATTAATGAAAGATAAAGATGTAAATCTATTGGAAAATAAAAAATACGCATGTCGGATGAAATGGTTGTTGCTATCTGCTCCAATAACGAATCATTGGTTTAACTGAATAACTAAATAAAATAGATAGACCCTTCTCTTCGTCTCAGGTCAATGGATCTTCTCAATTGGAAGATCCCCTATATGGATAATACACATTCCAGTTGACCAAGCATAATTCGAATTCTTTTGTTCCGAAGGAAAGATATCCACGGGGCGGTTCGCCCTATTCAGATATTCACGACCAAGAAGAAGAAGTACTGGATTCTCTTTCGGATAGGTCCTGAAAGGAGAAGGAAGGCTGGAATGCCAACAGGCGTCTATTATTGAATTCACCCGACCCGATAGTACCAATTTTGGGAACGTCCAGTGCCAAGGTCACTGGACGGGTAAGTCGCCAATCCCTAAAACGGACTATGTAATGTACTTTATCTGCTGGGTTACAGGCGGGCATTTTACCAGAGGTTTATATTGTATCAATCTACCCTTGTGTGATTCCTGTTGAAGCGTATACTCGGGGGGTGGGTGCAGGGCGGACGATTTCAAAGCGGACTCCCCATTCATTAGATAGAGAAGATCACCAAGATTTCGTGATCCGCTGCCGAACTTATTCCAATTCCAAGATCTCGGATCGAATCGATATATCAATATCGATTCGATCCGAGATCTCTTATTGAATTGCTCATTCAATGAGCATTCTCAATATTATGCCTTGAAGAGGACTCGAACCTCCACGCTCTTGAGCACGAGATTTTGAGTCTCGCGTGTCTACCATTTCACCACCAAGGCATCTTGAAAGTGAATCGTATTCCATGAAGATGATATCTATCTAGTGTGATGTATGGAATATATGACAAGGGTGGAGTGTTGGAGTGGAGCATTTCTAGTGATCGGTCGTGTCATATAGGCCCCAATCGGACATCCAATTGCTTCGATTTGAATTATCCGGAGGATGCCTTATATATATTAATATTATATCAAAAAGATGGACAATCAAACCTATTTCTCGATTCAATAGAAGCCCAAAGAGGTGAATAGGGTCCCACGAGAGATATGTAAAAAGCAGGTCCGATTACGCCTATTCCTAATCCTAAATGGAATGTAACGACGCAGGGATCCATATGTCAACATAGTATCTATTTAGATACGCTCGAATGACCCCTTCTCATAATGAGAATGTATATAACCCTATTCCGGTCTGGTCCGGTATGGAATGAACTTATAATCATGGAATCGACTCGATCATCAGATTATAGATTATAAGTTCATAACCCTAGCCCATTCCCATTTTGTTCGGAACAGATCTACTAATTCTTTGATTCCAGTTAGTAAGAGGGATCTTGAACTAAGAAATCGATTCTAGAAACTAACTAGAAGCTAAAAAAGGGTATCCTGAGCAATTGCAATAATCGGGTTCATTGATATTCCTAGTATAGTAGATGCTATCACACATACAATCATACTCAATTCGATGGAATTGTTTGATCTTAAAGGGGATCCTCTATAATTTCGCACGTGAGGGGTTATTTCTTGCTTTCGTCCAGTCATTAATAACTTGATTATTTTTAGATAATAGTAGATAGAAACAACGCTCGTAAGGAGTCCTATTGAAACCAAGAAATATAGGCCTGCCTGCCATCCACACCAGAATAAATGGAGTTTTCCGAAAAAACCTGCTAGTGGAGGAAGACCTCCTAGGGATAAGAGACATAGAGCTAAAGAGAGAGCCAAAAAAGGATCTTTTGTGTATAATCCTGCATAATCTCGAATGTTATCAGTTCCGGTACGTAGACCAAATAATACAATGCAAGCAAAAGTTCCTAGATTCATGGAGATATAGAACAGCATATAAGTTATCATGCTCGCATATCCACCATTTGAGTCTCCAACAATTATTCCAATAATTACATATCCGATTTGACCTATGGACGAATATGCAAGCATACGTTTCATGCTTGTTTGAGTAATAGCAATGAGATTCCCCAATATCATGCTAAGAATAGCTAGGATTTCCAGAAGAAGATGCCATTCGTTTGATGAGAAATAAAAAGGAATATCGAAAATTCGAGTGGCTGAAGCTGAAGCAGCTACTTTCGAAGTAACAGAAAGAAAAGCAACGACTGGAGTGGGAGAGTCAGAGTCGAAAAGAGGATTCCTCACTTCTTTCTCTCATTCAAAACCGTGCATGAGACTTTCATCTCGCACGGCTCCTAAGTGATAAAAGTAAAGAAGAACTCATCTTCTTTCTTTTTTGATTACCTTCCTCGCGTATGTATAAGATCGAATCCATTCGATTTCTAAAAAGGATTACTAATCCTTAACTTTTCGAGGAATCCTTCATCAGTGGTTGTGAATGACTGATTTTTCTCAATCTTTTCGACCTTGGTTCCGTAGGAGCAAGTCAGAAAGATTGAGAAATAGAACCATCTGATTTGATTCGTTCTCAATAGCCATGAGATGATCATCTTAGGGTGATCTTTTTGTCGACGGATGCTCCTATTACACTCGTAGTCTCTGAAGGATGAGAACCAACTCTGTAGCATCTACATCGAGAATTCAAGTATTGTATACGTCATTAGTCCGATCCTTTGTAGGAACTACCCGTAATAACGAACTTGCAAAATGGATCTGTTTATCATAAAGAGATTCGTTGTTCCTGACCCTGCTTGACCTTCATTGTTATTTGAACAAGTAAAAGTTATGTCTTGGTCCGAGTGGGGATAGCATTTCTCTTCTGCATGTCCATGGAGTTTTGAAAAATCCAAACATCTCAGAGATAGATAGAGAGGTAGGAATTTATCGAACGAACCGCACTCCTTCGTATACGTCAGGAGTCCATTGATGAGAAGGGGCTAGGGAAAGCTTGAACCCAATTCCTACAGTGATGAATATAAGCGCAATTGAAATTCCCGGGGAGTTATACATTTGTGTATTGATAAGACCATTCACTATTTCTTGAAGCTCGATCTCGCCCCCGGATGAACCATATAGCCAAGAGAAACCATGAACCAGAATAGAAGAGCTTGCCCCACCCATGAGTAAATATTTCATAGTAGCCTCATTAGACCGTACGTCTTTCTTGGTATATCCAGATAATAGGTAGGAGCATAAACTGAAACATTCTGGAGCTACAAAGATAGTTATTAAATCGTTAGCACCGCATAAAAACATTCCTCCTAGAGTAGCTGTTAATACGAATAACAGAAACTCTGTTATAGCCATTTCTGTACATTCAATGTACTCCACGGATAGAGGAATACATAGAGTTGAACATAGTAAAATAAGAAATTGAAAGATTTCGTTGAAATTGTTCGTTTGGAAATTTCCCGAAAAGCTAATCATAGGTTCTTCTCTCCAGCGGAACAATAGGGCCGTTATGCTCATTACTAAACTTGTTGAAGAGATGAAATATAACCAAGGTATATCTTTTTGATCAGAGGTTGAATCGATCATCAGAAGAAGAATTAGGCCAAAAATTAGGATACATTCTGGGAAAATAAAACTTCCATCGAAGAGAAGCAAATGAAAGGCTTTCATAAAAATTCTCGTAGAATCGAGAATGAAGTTTTCATTCTGTACATGCCAGATCATGAATTAGTAACTGCATCCAATCTCCAAAAAAATCCCAATTGTTTCGAACTTTCTATTTTTGGAATGGAATATTTACGGAATCTCCATGAATAGGATCAAACCTTATTCCATGGTATTTACATGAGATTCCTCTTTCTTATTCTTAAGCAAGTCCCCGAGAGGGCTTAGTTGATCCATGATTTATGTTTCATCTTTCGTTTCCTTTTCGTTTGTTTCGAGAAATATATCGATCAATTCCGACTCTTTCTTTTTCTATTGATTCTTTTCCGATCGAGATGTATGGATCCACGGATCTATGTGTCTATATAGACCCTGTTATGGATTAACGAAAATGTGCAAAAGCTCTATTTGCCTCTGCCATTCTATGAGTCTCTTCCTTTTTGCGTATGGCATCGCCACTCCCTTTGGCAGCATCCACTAATTCGGAACTTAATTTGAAAGCCATATTTCGACCCGGACGTTTTCGGGATGCCCCTAATAACCAACGAACGGCAAGTGCTTTTCCTTGTGCGGATCCTATTTCAATGGGAACTTGATGAGTCGATCCGCCTACACGTCTTGCTTTTACTGCTATATCGGGAGTTACTCCACGTATTGCTTGACGTAAAACAGATAGTGGATTTTTTTCTGTCTTTTGTTGAATCTTTTTCAAGGCTCGATAGATAATTTGATAAGCCAATGATTTTTTTCCGTGTTTCAGAATACGGTTAACCAACATGTTAACTAATCGATTACGATAAATTGGATCGGATTTTGCAGTTTTTTCTTCTGTAGTACCTCGACGTGACATGAGCGCGAAAGGGGTTCAAGAATCCGTTTTCTTTTTATAAGGGCTAAAATCATTTATTTTGGCTTTTTGACCCCATATTGTAGGGTGGATCTCGAAAGATATGAAAGATCTCCCTCCAAGCCGTACATACGACTTTCATCGAATACGGCTTTCCACAGAATTCTATATGTATCTATGAGATCGAGTATGGAATTCTGTTTACTCACTTTAAATTGAGTATCCGTTTCCCCCCCCTTTTTTCCTGCTAGGATTGGAAATCCTGTATTTTCCATATCCATACGATTGAGTCCTTGGGTTTCCGAAATAGTGTAAAAAGAAGTGCTTCGAATCATTGCTATTTGACCCGGACCTGTTCTAAAAAAGTCGAGGCATTTCGAATTGTTTGTTGACACGGACAAAGTCAGGGAAAACCTCTAAAATTATTTCAATATTGGACCTTGGACATATAATAGTTCCGAATCAAATCTCTTTAGAAAGAAGATCTTTTGTCTCATGGTAGCCTGCTCCAGTCCCCTTACGAAACTTTCGTTATTGGGTTAGCCATACACTTCACATGTTTCTAGCGATTCACATGGCATCATCAAATGATACAAGTCTTGGATAAGAATCTACAACGCACTAGAACGCCCTTGTTGACGATCCTTTACTCCGACAGCATCTAGGGTTCCTCGAACAATGTGATATCTCACACCGGGTAAATCCTTAACCCTCCCCCCTCTTACTAAGACTACAGAATGTTCTTGTGAATTATGGCCAATACCAGGTATATAAGCAGTGATTTCAAACCCAGAGGTTAATCGTACTCTGGCAACTTTACGTAAGGCAGAGTTTGGTTTTTTGGGGGTGATAGTGGAAAAGTTGACAGATAAGTCACCCTTACTGCCACTCTACAGAACCGTACATGAGATTTTCACCTCATACGGCTCCTCGTTCAATTCTTTCGAAAGAATTGGGTCCTTTTCCTCCTTCGATAATCTCCTCCCTTCTTCCACTCCGTCCCCAAGAGTAACTAGGACCAATTCAGTCACGTTTTCATGTTCCAATTGAACACTTTCCATTTTTGATTATTCTCAAAGGAGAAGATTATTCTTTTTACCAAACATCTGCGGATCCAATCACACGATCTTATAACTTATAATAAGAACAAGAGATCTTTCTCGATCAATCCCCTTGCCCCTCATTCTTCGAGAATCAGAAAGATCCTTTTCCAGTTTCAATTTGTTCATTTGGAATCTGGGTTCTTCTACTTCATTTTTATTTACTTATTTCTTTATTATTTTTTTCCCTCGCTTTTCTTTTTTTATTTCTTTTTTTTTTTTTTATTTTATTTTATTCCCTTCCATCATTCCTTAAGTCCCATAGGGTTGATCCTATAGAATCTGATCCATTTTCTCGTTGAGCGAAGGGTACGAAATAGATCGGATTGATTTTTCGATCAAAAGTACTATGTGAAATCTTCGGTTTTTTCCTCTTTCTCTATCCTTATCCCATAGGTACAGCATTTGAATCAATAGAGAACTTTTTCTTCTGTATCTATATGAATCGATATTATTCCATTCCAATTCCTTCCCGATACCTCCCAAGGAAAATCCCGAATTGGATCCCAAATTGACGGGTTAGTGTGAGCTTATCCATGCGGTTATGCACTCTTCGAATGGGAATCCTTTTTCTGAAAGATCCTGGCTTTCGTGCTTTGGTGGGTCTCCGAGATCCTTTCGACGACCTATGTTGTGTTGAAGGGATATCTATATGATCCGATCGATTGTGTAAAGCCCGCGGTAGCAACGGAACCGGGGAAAGTATACATAAGTATACAGAAAAGACAGTTCTTTTCTATTATATTAGTATTTTCTATTCTATTAGTATTAGATTAGTATTAGTTAGCGATCCCGGCTCAGCGAGTCCTTTCTTCCTGTTGGCACCAGTCCTACATTTTGTCTCTGTGGACCGAGGAGAAAGGGGGCTCGGCGGGAAGAGGATTGTACCATGAGAGAAGCAAGGAGGTCAACCTCTTTCAAATATACACCGTGTATTCTGGCAATGCAATGTAGTAGGACTTTCATCTTGATCCGAATGAATCATCTTTTCCACGGAGGCAAATCTTTGCCTGCTAGGCAAGAGGATAGCAAGTTCAAAATTCTGTTTCGGTAGGACATGTATTTCTATTACTATGAAATTCATAAATGAAGTAGTTAATCGTTTTGTCAATTTTTCGGGGGCTTAAAGGGGCGCGGAAAGACATAAGAACTCTTGAATGGAAATGGAAAAGAGATGTAACTCCAGTTCCTTCGGAAATGGTAAGATCTTTGGCGCAAGAAGGAGGGGTTGATCCGTATCATCTTGACTTGGTTCTGATTTCTCTATTTTTTTAAGAATACCGCTTCTCCTACCCGTATCGAATAGAACTTGTTCATGGAAAACCTGCTTGATTTAGATCGGGAGAATCGTACGGTTTTATGAAAGCATGTGCTATGGTTCGAATCCGTAGTCAATCCTATTTCTAGGAGCAGTTGACAATTGAATCCAATTTTTCCCATTAATTTCGTATCCGTAATAGTGCGAAAGGAAGGCCCGGCTCCAACTCCAAGTTGTTCAAGAATAGTGGCGTTGAGTTTCTCGACCCTTTGCCTTAGGATTAGTCAGCTCTACTTCTTGGTGGGGGCAGGGAAGGGATATAACTCAGCGGTAGAGTGTCACCTTGACGTGGTGGAAGTCATCAGTTCGAGCCTGATTATCCCTAAACCCAATAGGAGTTGTGAGTTTTTCTATTTTGACTTGCCCCCCCCCCGCCGTGATCGAATAAGAATGGGAATGGATAAGAGGCTCGTGGGATTGACGTGAGGGGGTAGGGCTGGCTATATTTCTGGGAGCGAACTCCAGGCGAATATGAAGCGCATGGATACAAGTTATGCCTTGGAATGAAAGACAATT harbors:
- the ndhB gene encoding NADH dehydrogenase subunit 2, which codes for MIWHVQNENFILDSTRIFMKAFHLLLFDGSFIFPECILIFGLILLLMIDSTSDQKDIPWLYFISSTSLVMSITALLFRWREEPMISFSGNFQTNNFNEIFQFLILLCSTLCIPLSVEYIECTEMAITEFLLFVLTATLGGMFLCGANDLITIFVAPECFSLCSYLLSGYTKKDVRSNEATMKYLLMGGASSSILVHGFSWLYGSSGGEIELQEIVNGLINTQMYNSPGISIALIFITVGIGFKLSLAPSHQWTPDVYEGSPTPVVAFLSVTSKVAASASATRIFDIPFYFSSNEWHLLLEILAILSMILGNLIAITQTSMKRMLAYSSIGQIGYVIIGIIVGDSNGGYASMITYMLFYISMNLGTFACIVLFGLRTGTDNIRDYAGLYTKDPFLALSLALCLLSLGGLPPLAGFFGKLHLFWCGWQAGLYFLVSIGLLTSVVSIYYYLKIIKLLMTGRKQEITPHVRNYRGSPLRSNNSIELSMIVCVIASTILGISMNPIIAIAQDTLF
- the rps7 gene encoding ribosomal protein S7 is translated as MSRRGTTEEKTAKSDPIYRNRLVNMLVNRILKHGKKSLAYQIIYRALKKIQQKTEKNPLSVLRQAIRGVTPDIAVKARRVGGSTHQVPIEIGSAQGKALAVRWLLGASRKRPGRNMAFKLSSELVDAAKGSGDAIRKKEETHRMAEANRAFAHFR
- the rps12 gene encoding ribosomal protein S12; its protein translation is MPTIKQLIRNPRQPIRNVTKSPALRGCPQRRGTCTRVYTITPKKPNSALRKVARVRLTSGFEITAYIPGIGHNSQEHSVVLVRGGRVKDLPGVRYHIVRGTLDAVGVKDRQQGRSKYGVKKPK